A stretch of Faecalibacterium duncaniae DNA encodes these proteins:
- a CDS encoding AtpZ/AtpI family protein, producing MKGWYKALEDLVWLTQLGLNMLLPLVMCLGGAWWAVNSWSWPEWVFLPAILLGLASGAQNFWYFAKEHLDRAKKEKPKRVGFNSHQ from the coding sequence ATGAAGGGCTGGTACAAGGCGCTGGAAGATCTTGTCTGGCTGACCCAGCTGGGCCTGAATATGCTGCTGCCGCTGGTCATGTGCCTGGGCGGTGCCTGGTGGGCGGTGAACAGCTGGAGCTGGCCGGAATGGGTGTTCCTGCCGGCCATCCTGCTGGGCCTTGCCTCCGGGGCGCAGAACTTCTGGTATTTTGCCAAGGAGCACCTGGACCGCGCCAAAAAGGAAAAACCGAAGCGGGTGGGGTTCAACTCACATCAGTAA
- a CDS encoding ATP synthase subunit I → MKLQPESKKELTRIACGTAICTAALWVAFAALHLVGWVKFDYTVVLGSLIGAAVAIGNFAGICIVCQKVIDEQDEKRRKATLQASYNVRMLLQAVWIIVSIGAPCFQPFASVLPLLFPRVTIYYLQITGKYKPLAPAGPSVDVSVEDDPEPAPEPEAEPRDKGGET, encoded by the coding sequence ATGAAACTACAGCCGGAATCCAAAAAGGAGCTGACGCGCATCGCCTGCGGCACGGCCATCTGCACCGCTGCCCTGTGGGTGGCCTTTGCGGCGCTGCACCTGGTTGGCTGGGTGAAATTTGATTACACTGTCGTTCTGGGCAGTCTCATCGGCGCGGCCGTGGCCATCGGCAACTTTGCGGGCATCTGCATCGTGTGTCAGAAGGTCATCGACGAGCAGGATGAGAAGCGGCGCAAAGCCACATTACAAGCTTCCTACAACGTCAGAATGCTTTTGCAGGCGGTGTGGATCATCGTGTCCATCGGGGCACCCTGCTTCCAGCCCTTTGCCAGCGTTCTGCCCTTGTTGTTCCCGCGTGTTACGATCTACTACCTGCAAATAACCGGCAAGTACAAGCCCCTTGCACCGGCCGGGCCCTCGGTGGATGTCTCTGTGGAGGACGACCCCGAACCCGCCCCGGAGCCGGAGGCTGAGCCCCGTGACAAAGGGGGTGAAACGTAA
- a CDS encoding F0F1 ATP synthase subunit A codes for MELNGAKILYTIHTDIPLLGDLKITQTLVTTWIVMALLSGLAIWLGSNLKLENVSKRQAAAEFIVERLDQFMHDNMGYHFDKYIPLIGSIFALSIGCNLISVIGLWSPTADLNTEAAWAIVVFVLIMYYKIKTNGIFSYLKGLLDPIFIMAPINVLSEISTPVSMAFRHFGNILSGTVISTLLYWALASLSHVIFGWLPGFLSQIQLFQIGIPAFTGLYFDWFGGCIQAFIFCTLTAIFIKRAAGED; via the coding sequence ATGGAACTGAACGGCGCAAAGATCCTGTATACCATCCATACCGATATCCCCCTGCTGGGCGATCTCAAGATCACCCAGACCCTAGTCACTACCTGGATCGTCATGGCGCTGCTTTCGGGCCTGGCCATCTGGCTGGGCAGCAACCTCAAGCTGGAAAATGTCTCAAAGCGGCAGGCCGCAGCCGAGTTCATCGTGGAGCGGCTGGATCAGTTCATGCACGACAACATGGGGTATCACTTTGACAAGTATATCCCCCTGATCGGCTCGATCTTCGCTCTGAGCATCGGCTGCAACCTCATCAGTGTCATTGGCCTGTGGAGCCCCACGGCCGACCTGAACACCGAGGCTGCGTGGGCCATTGTGGTGTTTGTGCTGATCATGTACTACAAGATCAAGACCAACGGCATCTTTTCCTATCTGAAGGGTCTGCTGGACCCGATCTTCATCATGGCACCCATCAATGTGCTGTCGGAGATCTCGACCCCCGTCAGCATGGCGTTCCGTCACTTTGGCAACATCCTGTCCGGTACTGTCATTTCCACACTGCTGTACTGGGCGCTGGCAAGCCTGAGCCATGTCATCTTCGGCTGGCTGCCCGGCTTCCTGAGCCAGATCCAGCTGTTCCAGATCGGCATCCCGGCCTTTACGGGCCTGTATTTCGACTGGTTCGGCGGCTGCATTCAGGCGTTCATCTTCTGTACCCTGACCGCAATTTTCATCAAACGTGCTGCCGGTGAGGACTAA
- the atpE gene encoding ATP synthase F0 subunit C, translating into MTDFQYLARGIALAGCGIGAGCALIAGIGPGIGEGNAAAAACEAVGRQPECKSDVTSTLILGVALSETTGIYGFVTGLLLIFLAPGMFMKFLA; encoded by the coding sequence ATGACTGACTTTCAGTACCTTGCTCGTGGTATCGCCCTGGCAGGCTGCGGCATCGGCGCAGGCTGCGCACTGATCGCAGGTATCGGCCCCGGTATCGGCGAAGGCAACGCTGCCGCCGCTGCCTGTGAGGCCGTGGGCCGCCAGCCTGAGTGCAAGAGCGATGTGACCAGCACCCTGATCCTGGGCGTTGCACTTTCCGAGACCACCGGTATTTACGGCTTTGTTACCGGCCTGCTGCTGATCTTCCTGGCACCCGGCATGTTTATGAAGTTCCTGGCATAA
- the atpF gene encoding F0F1 ATP synthase subunit B, translating to MELYQALITLDGWTFLAQICNLMIQLLIFKKFLLNPVKKVIAERKAKADSQIADAAKLRTEAEAMKAEYEQNLQNARAEANQIVARAQKTATARGEEIVGEARAQAAALKQKAEADIAQERKKAVNEAKDEIGGMAMEIASKVVEREIKEADHKDLIDEFIKNVGEAS from the coding sequence ATGGAACTGTACCAGGCGTTGATCACGCTGGACGGCTGGACCTTTCTGGCCCAGATCTGCAACCTGATGATCCAGCTGCTCATCTTCAAAAAGTTCCTGCTGAATCCGGTCAAAAAGGTGATCGCCGAGCGCAAGGCCAAGGCGGACAGCCAGATCGCCGATGCTGCAAAGCTGCGCACCGAGGCTGAGGCTATGAAAGCGGAGTACGAGCAGAACCTGCAAAATGCCCGCGCCGAGGCCAACCAGATCGTTGCCCGTGCCCAGAAAACGGCCACCGCCCGCGGTGAAGAGATCGTGGGCGAGGCCCGTGCACAGGCCGCTGCCCTGAAGCAGAAGGCGGAGGCTGACATTGCGCAGGAGCGCAAGAAGGCCGTGAACGAGGCAAAGGACGAGATCGGCGGCATGGCCATGGAGATCGCCTCCAAGGTGGTCGAGCGTGAGATCAAGGAAGCCGACCACAAGGACCTGATCGACGAATTTATCAAAAACGTGGGTGAAGCATCATGA
- the atpH gene encoding ATP synthase F1 subunit delta codes for MTETARMYGGSLYDLAAEEGLETRILGELDEAVALFKASPEYLHLLSTPSIPKKERCGLLDEALRDRVHLYVLNFLKILCEKGTLRELPGCARAYRVRYNQAHGILEAAATTAVAMTEQQVKSLHEKLEKLTGKTIDLKTKVDPAVLGGIRLDIEGTELDGTVQNRLAALRRDIASVTL; via the coding sequence ATGACCGAGACAGCAAGGATGTACGGCGGAAGCCTGTATGACCTGGCAGCGGAGGAAGGGCTGGAGACCCGCATTCTGGGCGAGCTGGACGAGGCCGTGGCGCTTTTTAAGGCAAGCCCGGAGTACCTGCATCTGCTCAGCACCCCCAGCATCCCCAAAAAGGAGCGCTGCGGCCTGCTGGACGAGGCACTGCGGGATCGGGTCCACCTCTATGTGCTGAACTTTTTGAAGATCCTGTGCGAGAAGGGCACCCTGCGGGAGCTGCCCGGCTGCGCCCGGGCCTACCGGGTGCGCTACAATCAGGCACACGGTATTCTGGAAGCAGCGGCAACCACTGCAGTGGCAATGACGGAGCAGCAGGTGAAGAGCCTGCACGAAAAGCTGGAAAAGCTCACCGGCAAGACCATCGACCTGAAAACAAAGGTCGATCCGGCTGTGCTGGGCGGCATCCGGCTGGATATCGAGGGCACCGAGCTGGACGGAACGGTTCAGAACCGTCTGGCGGCGCTGCGCAGGGATATCGCGTCCGTGACACTGTGA
- the atpA gene encoding F0F1 ATP synthase subunit alpha, with protein sequence MQLKPEEISKIIRAQIKHYENVIEQSEVGTVIMVGDGIARASGLEKCMAGELLQFDNGEYGMAQNLEENTVSIVLLGSDVGIKEGSTVKRTGKVVSVPVGEAMIGRVVNALGQPIDGAGPIETTEFRAIESPAPGIIDRQPVKEPLQTGIKAIDSMIPIGRGQRELIIGDRQTGKTTIASDTIINQKGKDVICIYVAIGQKRSTVANLVQSLTEAGAMSYTIVVSATASELSPLQYIAPYSGCAMGEYFMHQGKHVLIIYDDLSKHAVAYRALSLLIRRPPGREAYPGDVFYLHSRLLERAAKLSNELGGGSLTALPIIETQAGDVSAYIPTNVISITDGQIFLETELFHSGVMPAVNPGISVSRVGGNAQIKAMKKVAGTLKLIYSQYRELQSFAQFGSDLDADTKARLAQGERIVEVLKQNRSAPVPVEKQVAILYATIHDLLVKVKVADVAEYEKGLYEYLENDAAGAAVMETIRTTGNLDKDTEEALKGVLSAYTESFVKAH encoded by the coding sequence ATGCAACTGAAACCTGAAGAGATCTCCAAGATCATCCGTGCCCAGATCAAGCACTACGAGAATGTTATCGAGCAGAGCGAAGTCGGCACGGTCATCATGGTAGGCGACGGCATCGCCCGGGCCAGCGGCCTGGAAAAGTGCATGGCAGGTGAGCTGCTTCAGTTTGACAACGGCGAATACGGTATGGCCCAGAACCTGGAGGAAAACACGGTCTCCATCGTTCTGCTGGGCTCCGATGTCGGCATCAAAGAAGGCAGCACCGTCAAGCGCACCGGCAAGGTCGTTTCCGTGCCCGTGGGCGAGGCGATGATCGGCCGCGTGGTCAATGCACTGGGCCAGCCCATCGACGGCGCAGGCCCCATTGAGACCACCGAGTTCCGGGCCATCGAGAGCCCGGCCCCCGGCATCATCGACCGCCAGCCGGTCAAGGAACCCCTGCAGACCGGCATCAAGGCCATCGACTCCATGATCCCCATCGGCCGCGGCCAGCGTGAGCTGATTATCGGCGACCGCCAGACCGGCAAGACCACCATTGCATCGGATACCATCATCAACCAGAAGGGCAAGGATGTCATCTGCATCTATGTCGCCATCGGTCAGAAACGCTCCACCGTGGCAAACCTGGTGCAGAGCCTGACCGAGGCCGGTGCCATGAGCTACACCATCGTGGTGTCCGCCACGGCCTCCGAGCTGTCCCCCCTGCAGTATATCGCCCCCTACTCCGGCTGTGCCATGGGCGAATATTTCATGCACCAGGGCAAGCATGTTCTCATCATCTATGATGACCTTTCCAAGCACGCGGTGGCCTACCGTGCTCTCTCGCTGCTGATCCGCCGTCCCCCGGGACGTGAGGCTTACCCCGGCGATGTTTTCTACCTGCACTCCCGTCTGCTGGAGCGCGCGGCCAAGCTTTCCAATGAGCTGGGCGGCGGCAGCCTGACGGCTCTGCCCATCATCGAGACCCAGGCGGGTGACGTTTCGGCCTACATCCCCACCAACGTCATCTCCATCACCGATGGTCAGATCTTCCTGGAAACGGAGCTGTTCCACTCGGGCGTTATGCCCGCTGTCAACCCCGGCATCTCGGTGTCCCGTGTTGGCGGCAACGCCCAGATCAAGGCCATGAAAAAGGTGGCCGGCACCCTGAAGCTGATCTACTCCCAGTACCGCGAGCTGCAGTCCTTTGCCCAGTTCGGTTCCGATCTGGACGCGGACACCAAGGCCCGCCTGGCACAGGGCGAGCGCATCGTGGAAGTGCTCAAGCAGAATCGCTCGGCTCCCGTGCCCGTGGAAAAGCAGGTGGCGATCCTGTATGCCACCATCCATGATCTTCTGGTCAAGGTCAAGGTGGCCGATGTGGCCGAATACGAAAAGGGTCTGTACGAATATCTCGAGAATGATGCCGCCGGTGCCGCTGTGATGGAGACCATCCGCACCACCGGCAATCTGGACAAGGACACCGAGGAAGCACTCAAGGGCGTTCTGTCCGCTTACACCGAGAGCTTCGTCAAGGCGCACTGA
- the atpG gene encoding ATP synthase F1 subunit gamma codes for MAGSMKDIKLRIKSVESTMQITKAMELVASSKMRRAKERVEHSRPYFETLHDTLTGIAAADPRARSPYLRRAEIKRTLLVVIAGDRGLAGGYNSNVLKQAEAQQGPVTVLPIGKRSQEYFAHHGADLFTEEVLLAADVSVGECFALSRKITEGYLKGDYDAVKLCYTRFDSMMTQTAVTMEVLPLTIEPTEEQKAAARRSQILYKPSSEEVFRAIIPEYVAGIVYGAVCESVASELAARRTAMDAATKNAGEMIDHLNLYYNRARQAAITQEITEIVAGAEI; via the coding sequence ATGGCAGGTTCCATGAAGGACATCAAGCTGCGCATCAAAAGCGTAGAGAGTACCATGCAGATCACCAAGGCCATGGAGCTGGTGGCTTCCTCCAAAATGCGCCGTGCCAAGGAGCGGGTGGAACACAGCCGCCCCTACTTTGAAACGCTGCACGACACGCTGACCGGCATTGCGGCTGCAGACCCCCGGGCCCGCAGCCCCTACCTGCGCCGGGCAGAGATCAAACGCACCCTGCTGGTTGTCATTGCAGGCGACCGCGGCCTGGCCGGTGGATATAACTCCAACGTGCTCAAGCAGGCGGAGGCCCAGCAGGGCCCGGTCACGGTGCTGCCCATTGGCAAAAGAAGTCAGGAGTACTTTGCCCACCACGGGGCCGACCTGTTCACCGAAGAGGTGCTGCTGGCGGCGGATGTCTCGGTGGGTGAGTGCTTTGCCCTCTCCCGGAAGATCACCGAGGGCTACCTGAAGGGCGATTACGACGCAGTGAAACTCTGCTACACCCGGTTCGACTCGATGATGACCCAGACCGCTGTCACCATGGAGGTGCTGCCCCTGACCATTGAGCCCACCGAGGAGCAGAAGGCCGCTGCCCGCCGCAGTCAGATCCTGTACAAGCCCAGCAGCGAGGAAGTGTTCCGCGCCATCATCCCCGAGTATGTGGCCGGTATCGTTTATGGTGCCGTGTGCGAGAGCGTGGCCAGTGAGCTGGCCGCCCGCCGCACCGCCATGGATGCCGCCACCAAGAACGCGGGCGAAATGATCGACCATCTGAATCTGTATTACAACCGCGCCCGTCAGGCTGCCATCACGCAGGAGATCACCGAGATCGTGGCAGGCGCAGAAATCTAA
- the atpD gene encoding F0F1 ATP synthase subunit beta has protein sequence MSEKHIGKVIQVIGPVLDIQFKDGELPDLLNAIEIDNHGQKLVVEVAQLTGDNVARCIAMSSTDGLVRGTDAVDTGESIRVPVGDQCLGRVFNLLGEPVDNKPAPTPEAYWPIHRPAPSYEEQQSTTEILETGIKVVDLICPYAKGGKIGLFGGAGVGKTVLIQELIYNIATEHNGYSVFTGVGERTREGNDLYGEMTESGVINKTALVYGQMNEPPGARMRVALSGLTMAEYFRDVKNQDVLLFIDNIFRFTQAGSEVSALLGRMPSAVGYQPTLATEMGALQERITSTRKGSITSVQAVYVPADDLTDPAPATTFTHLDATTVLSRDIASQGIYPAVDPLDSTSRILSPEVVGQEHYEIARDVQKVLQRYKELQDIIAIMGMDELSEEDKLTVSRARKVQRFLSQSFHVAEQFTGMPGQYVPLKETLRGFRMILNGECDDLPESAFLFAGTIDDVFAKAKKG, from the coding sequence ATGTCCGAAAAACACATCGGCAAGGTGATCCAGGTCATCGGCCCGGTGCTGGACATCCAGTTCAAGGATGGCGAGCTGCCGGACCTGCTCAACGCCATTGAGATCGACAACCATGGCCAGAAGCTGGTGGTGGAGGTCGCTCAGCTCACCGGCGACAATGTGGCCCGCTGCATTGCCATGAGCAGCACCGATGGCCTGGTGCGCGGCACGGATGCCGTGGACACCGGCGAGTCTATCCGGGTGCCTGTGGGTGACCAGTGCCTGGGCCGCGTGTTCAACCTGCTGGGTGAGCCGGTGGACAATAAGCCTGCCCCCACCCCGGAGGCCTACTGGCCCATCCACCGCCCTGCCCCCAGCTATGAGGAGCAGCAGTCCACCACAGAGATCCTGGAGACCGGCATCAAGGTCGTTGACCTGATCTGCCCCTACGCAAAGGGCGGCAAGATCGGTCTGTTCGGCGGTGCCGGTGTCGGCAAGACCGTCCTGATCCAGGAGCTGATCTATAACATTGCCACCGAGCACAACGGCTACTCGGTGTTCACCGGCGTTGGCGAGCGCACCCGCGAGGGCAACGACCTGTACGGTGAAATGACCGAGAGCGGCGTTATCAACAAGACCGCTCTGGTCTACGGCCAGATGAACGAGCCTCCCGGAGCCCGTATGCGCGTGGCCCTGTCCGGCCTGACCATGGCGGAGTACTTCCGCGATGTCAAGAATCAGGACGTGCTGCTCTTCATCGACAACATCTTCCGTTTCACGCAGGCAGGCTCTGAGGTCTCGGCTCTGCTGGGCCGTATGCCCTCTGCCGTTGGTTACCAGCCCACCCTGGCCACTGAGATGGGCGCTCTGCAGGAGCGCATCACCTCCACCCGCAAGGGTTCCATCACCTCGGTGCAGGCTGTCTACGTTCCCGCCGACGACCTGACCGACCCGGCCCCTGCCACCACCTTCACCCATCTGGATGCCACCACGGTCCTGAGCCGTGACATTGCATCTCAGGGCATCTACCCCGCTGTGGACCCGCTGGATTCCACCAGCCGCATCCTCAGCCCCGAGGTCGTGGGTCAGGAGCACTACGAGATCGCCCGCGATGTTCAGAAGGTGCTGCAGCGCTACAAGGAGCTGCAGGATATCATTGCCATCATGGGCATGGACGAACTGAGCGAAGAGGACAAGCTGACCGTCAGCCGCGCCCGCAAGGTGCAGCGCTTCCTGAGCCAGAGCTTCCATGTTGCGGAACAGTTCACCGGTATGCCCGGTCAGTATGTGCCGCTGAAGGAGACCCTGCGCGGCTTCAGGATGATCCTGAACGGCGAGTGCGATGACCTGCCCGAGAGCGCCTTCCTGTTCGCGGGCACCATCGACGATGTGTTCGCCAAGGCGAAGAAAGGGTAA
- the atpC gene encoding ATP synthase F1 subunit epsilon, producing the protein MTTFHLTVVTPDGCAFDGQAERVVCRAIDGDLAILAKHGDYCTALGMGEAHIVDADGQRRRAACMGGMLTVLNGDVHLVATTWEWAEEIDQARAEASKKRAEEILARKDLDEREYELAQARLKRALVRTSVH; encoded by the coding sequence ATGACGACCTTTCATCTGACGGTGGTCACGCCGGACGGCTGTGCCTTTGACGGTCAGGCGGAACGGGTGGTCTGCCGTGCCATCGACGGCGACCTTGCCATTCTGGCAAAGCATGGTGATTACTGCACCGCGCTGGGTATGGGCGAAGCCCATATTGTGGACGCGGACGGCCAGCGCCGCCGCGCCGCCTGCATGGGCGGGATGCTCACCGTGCTGAATGGGGATGTCCATCTGGTCGCTACCACCTGGGAGTGGGCCGAGGAGATCGACCAGGCCCGCGCCGAGGCCTCCAAGAAGCGCGCCGAAGAGATCCTGGCCCGGAAGGACCTGGATGAGCGCGAATATGAGCTGGCCCAGGCCCGCCTCAAGCGCGCCCTCGTCCGCACCTCTGTCCACTGA
- a CDS encoding MATE family efflux transporter produces MKKNLDMTEGKPISLLWAFTFPTLMGNLLNQVYSITDSIVVGRYLGQTALAAVGSTMPVILLLAALMIGINVGVGIIISRYFGQKNEELMRRAFVNSLYLGLFLSAGMMVMGLTFSGTILRWMGTPEGPLQEATAYLEISFITMICPLMYYLFSSAFRGLGDSQTALYCLIVSVLSNIGLDVLFVAVFRWGVAGSAWATALAQALSAVVAAVLLFHKYPMMRMRRQDLRLHGKLLRQITVLAIPIAVQSVFNNLGNLVAQSAVNLFGEATMAAYTAASRIGTLALMPVETIGSSLSVYASQNHGAGKPQRIRQGVRASLQLSLVVSTVLGVFLLLCGRQMTGLFLAEPSAEILTVVQRFLLITAVPGILAGVMQVYQQVLRGVDRANQALMGGVMQLITKIAVVAVGAWGMWNLDVVWLGWPASFVAGTVIPYFCFQKIVREIETE; encoded by the coding sequence GTGAAGAAAAATCTGGATATGACAGAGGGAAAGCCGATCTCCCTGCTGTGGGCGTTTACCTTTCCTACATTGATGGGCAACCTGCTGAATCAGGTCTACTCCATCACCGACAGCATCGTGGTGGGGCGGTATCTCGGACAGACTGCCCTTGCGGCGGTGGGCAGCACCATGCCGGTGATCCTGCTGCTGGCAGCCCTGATGATCGGCATCAATGTGGGCGTGGGGATCATCATCAGCCGGTACTTTGGACAGAAGAACGAGGAACTGATGCGGAGGGCCTTTGTGAACAGCCTGTATCTGGGGCTGTTCCTGTCGGCAGGGATGATGGTGATGGGCCTGACCTTCTCCGGTACCATCCTGCGGTGGATGGGGACCCCGGAGGGCCCCCTGCAGGAAGCCACCGCTTATCTGGAGATCAGTTTCATCACCATGATCTGCCCCTTGATGTATTATTTGTTTTCCAGTGCATTCCGGGGGTTGGGAGACAGCCAGACAGCGCTGTACTGCCTGATCGTCTCTGTCCTGAGCAATATTGGCCTGGACGTGCTGTTTGTGGCTGTGTTCCGCTGGGGCGTGGCCGGGTCTGCCTGGGCCACGGCACTGGCACAGGCCCTGTCGGCGGTGGTGGCGGCGGTGCTGCTGTTCCACAAATATCCCATGATGCGGATGCGGCGGCAGGACCTCCGGCTCCATGGAAAGCTGCTGCGGCAGATCACGGTGCTGGCCATTCCCATTGCGGTGCAGTCTGTCTTCAACAATCTGGGCAATCTGGTGGCACAGAGTGCTGTCAATCTGTTCGGCGAGGCCACCATGGCGGCCTACACTGCCGCCAGCCGCATCGGAACGCTGGCCCTGATGCCGGTGGAGACCATCGGTTCCTCCCTCAGCGTCTATGCCTCCCAGAACCACGGAGCCGGCAAGCCGCAGCGCATCCGGCAAGGGGTACGGGCCTCCCTGCAGCTGTCTCTGGTGGTCAGCACCGTGCTGGGAGTGTTTCTGCTGCTCTGCGGCCGCCAGATGACGGGGCTGTTCCTCGCAGAACCGTCTGCGGAGATCCTGACTGTGGTGCAGCGGTTTCTGCTGATCACGGCGGTGCCGGGGATCCTGGCCGGTGTGATGCAGGTGTATCAGCAGGTGCTCCGCGGCGTTGACAGGGCAAATCAGGCACTGATGGGCGGCGTGATGCAGCTCATTACAAAAATTGCGGTGGTGGCTGTGGGCGCATGGGGAATGTGGAATCTGGATGTGGTCTGGCTTGGCTGGCCCGCCTCCTTTGTGGCCGGAACTGTGATCCCGTACTTCTGCTTTCAGAAGATCGTGCGGGAAATAGAAACAGAATAA
- the aroD gene encoding type I 3-dehydroquinate dehydratase: protein MSCVPVRGCRIGEGRPKVILPIVERTEAAILEKAAAFSTLCADCVEWRVDLFDAAADPGAVVRCLAKLRVLLKEKLLLVTLRTKEEGGSIPVSHEGYLRFLRTVLDTDCADLIDIEFFTAGTDLPALVQDAHTAGVKVVCSSHDFHKTPPKAELVSRMVAMHQAGADLPKLAVMPQSRADVLELLAATAEMTDHHPETPVITMSMGPLGAVSRLCGEAFGSAMTFANPGTASAPGQVGLDVVNAVLDSLQLN from the coding sequence ATGTCCTGTGTTCCTGTCCGTGGCTGCCGTATCGGCGAAGGCCGCCCCAAAGTCATTCTGCCCATTGTAGAACGCACCGAAGCTGCGATCCTGGAAAAGGCCGCTGCGTTTTCCACACTGTGCGCCGATTGTGTGGAATGGCGTGTCGATCTGTTTGATGCAGCCGCTGACCCCGGGGCAGTGGTGCGTTGCCTGGCAAAGCTGCGGGTCCTCTTAAAGGAGAAGCTGCTGCTTGTGACCCTGCGCACGAAGGAAGAGGGCGGCAGCATACCGGTCAGCCATGAGGGATACCTCCGTTTTCTCCGCACGGTTCTGGATACCGATTGCGCTGACCTCATCGATATCGAGTTCTTCACCGCAGGCACAGACCTTCCTGCACTGGTTCAGGACGCACACACCGCCGGGGTCAAGGTCGTGTGCTCCAGCCACGACTTCCACAAGACCCCGCCCAAAGCCGAGCTTGTCTCCCGGATGGTGGCCATGCATCAGGCGGGGGCCGATCTGCCCAAGCTGGCCGTGATGCCCCAGAGCCGTGCCGATGTGCTGGAGCTGCTGGCCGCCACCGCCGAGATGACCGACCACCACCCCGAAACGCCCGTCATCACCATGAGCATGGGCCCACTGGGAGCCGTGAGCCGCCTTTGCGGCGAAGCCTTTGGCTCTGCCATGACCTTTGCCAATCCCGGCACAGCCAGCGCCCCCGGTCAGGTGGGGCTGGATGTGGTCAACGCTGTGCTGGACAGCCTGCAGCTCAACTGA